A window from Sus scrofa isolate TJ Tabasco breed Duroc chromosome 2, Sscrofa11.1, whole genome shotgun sequence encodes these proteins:
- the LOC110259234 gene encoding cleavage stimulation factor subunit 2 tau variant-like isoform X2, translating to MRVEPGKGPAGPGNPAPLPGPRRCGATSRLFVCRRATARKPHFPACLARPRRREEPLFFVTMGTSRSRVPVVGPCGASSCCSPSGALASGPGQPTAERAERQPGERRPSASKCSVPGVRALLGPRRSEAKGPGRPGLARPRPALACAAPLVPRQRLPPPAEGGRAADRHSRGAGRCGTVRDFWGPRMCLSLDVTQGELLIPSSQQPRVHPGARLFLPVLPSPVCSCSPGSGLFPRS from the exons ATGCGGGTAGAGCCCGGAAAGggcccagcagggccagggaaccCGGCGCCTCTGCCCGGACCGCGGCGCTGCGGCGCCACCTCGCGCCTGTTCGTCTGCCGCCGGGCCACAGCCCGGAAACCACACTTCCCAGCCTGCCTAGCGCGTCCGCGCAGGCGCGAAGAGCCTCTTTTTTTCGTTACCATGGGAACGTCCCGCTCCCGGGTCCCGGTGGTTGGACCCTGTGGAGCGTCAAGCTGTTGCTCACCCTCAGGTGCCCTGGCGTCAGGTCCGGGTCAGCCGACTGCTGAGCGGGCAGAGCGGCAGCCTGGGGAGAGGAGACCCAGTGCTTCTAAATGCTCGGTGCCGGGCGTCCGCGCGCTCCTGGGGCCTCGGCGTTCGGAGGCGAAGGGGCCGGGGAGGCCCGGGTTGGCGAGGCCACGTCCGGCTCTGGCCTGCGCGGCCCCGCTCGTTCCACGCCAGCGCTTGCCACCCCCGGCCGAGGGCGGGCGCGCCGCCGACAGGCACTCCCGGGGCGCAGGCCG CTGTGGGACGGTGCGGGACTTCTGGGGGCCACGGATGTGCCTTTCCCTGGACGTGACCCAAGGCGAGCTTCTTATACCATCTTCCCAGCAGCCTCGCGTCCACCCTGGAGCCCGGCTCTTCCTCCCCGTGCTGCCTTCTCCTGTTTGCTCCTGCTCCCCGGGTTCAG GCCTGTTTCCAAGGAGTTAA
- the SSH3 gene encoding protein phosphatase Slingshot homolog 3 isoform X1 codes for MALVTVSRSPPASGHSTPVGPTQDQASQRRSRLQRRQSFAVLRGAVLGLQDGGDGEDAAQASPEPVEEPPSDEQPRGDQTDDGRGPPSPGKQEQSQHLHLMVELLRPQDDIRLAAQLEAARPPRLRYLLVVSTRERLSQDETILLGVDFPDSSSPSCTLGLVLPLWSDTQVYLDGDGGFSVTSGGQSRIFKPISIQTMWATLQVLHQACEAALGSGLVPGGSALTWASHYQDRLSSDQGCLNEWMAMADLESLRPPSLEAGRPSEQEQMEQAIRAELWEVLESSDLESITSKEIRQALELRLGRPLQQYRDFIDNQMLLLMAQQDRATRIFPHLYLGSEWNAANLEELQRNRVSHILNMAREIDNFYPERFTYHNVRLWDEESAQLLPHWKETHRFVEAARAQGTRVLVHCKMGVSRSAATVVAYAMKQYGWSLEQALRHVQELRPIARPNPGFLRQLQTYQGILTASRQSHVWEQKAGGASPEEPLAPEISTPLPPLPPEPEGSGEVKVVGPEESQAAPKEEPGPRPRINLRGVMRSISLLEPPSELEGTSGAGDLPEVFSSKESSDEDSPQPFSQLSGAPGGRRVRKGSWPALQSRQSVVALNSAALVASRTQAFQEQGEAGCASVRRHQKVVRQASVDGSEEEEEEEEEGEALAHAP; via the exons ATGGCCCTGGTCACAGTAAGCCGCTCGCCTCCGGCCAGCGGCCACTCCACGCCTGTGGGGCCCACG CAGGACCAGGCCTCCCAGCGCAGAAGCCGGCTCCAACGAAG GCAGAGCTTTGCAGTACTCCGTGGGGCTGTCCTGGGACTACAGGACGGAGGAGATGGTGAGGACGCAGCCCAGGCCAGCCCTGAGCCAGTGGAGGAACCCCCGAGTGACGAGCAGCCCCGCGGGGACCAGACAGATGACGGCCGTGGGCCCCCGAGTCCCGGGAAGCAGGAGCAGAGTCAGCACCTGCATCTCATGGTGGAGCTGCTGAGGCCGCAGGACGACATCCGCCTG GCAGCCCAGCTGGAGGCCGCCCGGCCTCCCCGGCTCCGCTACCTCCTGGTAGTTTCCACAAGAGAACGTCTGAGCCAGGATGAGACCATCCTTCTGGGGGTGGACTTTCCTGACAGcag CTCCCCCAGCTGCACCCTAGGCCTGGTCCTGCCGCTCTGGAGTGACACCCAGGTGTACCTGGATGGAGATGG GGGCTTCAGCGTGACATCTGGTGGGCAGAGTCGAATCTTCAAGCCAATCTCCATCCAGACCATGTG GGCCACGCTCCAGGTGTTGCACCAGGCCTGTGAGGCGGCTCTAGGTAGTGGTCTTGTGCCAGGGGGCAGTGCCCTCACCTGGGCCAGCCACTACCAGGACAGACTGAGCTCTGACCAGGGCTGCCTCAACGAGTGGATGGCCATGGCCGACCTGGAGTCTCTGCGGCCTCCAAGCCTGGAGGCCGGCCG GCCCTCAGAACAGGAGCAGATGGAGCAGGCGATCCGGGCTGAGCTGTGGGAGGTGCTGGAGTCCAGTGACCTGGAGAGCATCACTTCCAAAGAG ATCCGCCAGGCCCTGGAGCTGCGCCTGGGACGCCCTCTCCAGCAGTACCGCGACTTCATCGACAACCAGATGCTGCTGCTCATGGCCCAGCAAGACCGGGCCACCCGCATCTTCCCCCACCTCTACCTG GGCTCCGAGTGGAACGCGGCGAACCTGGAGGAGCTGCAGAGGAACAG GGTGAGCCACATCCTGAACATGGCCCGGGAGATCGACAACTTCTACCCCGAGCGCTTCACCTACCACAACGTGCGCCTCTGGGATGAAGAGTCGGCCCAGCTGCTGCCCCACTGGAAGGAGACGCACCGCTTCGTGGAGGCCGCGAG GGCGCAGGGCACCCGGGTGCTGGTGCACTGCAAGATGGGCGTCAGCCGCTCGGCCGCCACGGTGGTGGCTTATGCCATGAAGCAGTACGGCTGGAGCCTGGAGCAGGCTCTGCGCCACGTGCAGGAGCTCCGGCCCATCGCCCGCCCCAACCCCGGCTTCCTGCGCCAGCTGCAGACCTACCAGGGCATCCTGACCGCCAG CCGGCAGAGCCATGTCTGGGAGCAGAAAGCGGGCGGGGCCTCCCCGGAGGAGCCGCTGGCCCCCGAGATCTCGACACCCCTCCCGCCTCTTCCGCCAGAAccagagggcagtggggaggTGAAGGTTGTGGGGCCGGAAGAGAGCCAGGCAGCCCCAAAGGAAGAGCCGGGGCCGCGGCCCCGAATCAACCTCCGTGGGGTTATGAGGTCCATCAGCCTCCTGGAGCCCCCCTCGGAGCTGGAAGGCACCTCAGGGGCCGGTGACCTCCCAGAG GTTTTCTCTTCAAAAGAGTCTTCGGATGAAGACTCTCCACAGCCCTTCTCTCAGCTCTCAGGCGCCCCCGGAGGCAGACGGGTCCGCAAGGGGTCCTGGCCGGCCCTGCAGTCCCGCCAGTCCGTGGTCGCCCTCAACAGCGCTGCCCTCGTGGCCAGCCGGACCCAGGCCTTCCAGGAGCAGGGCGAGGCTGGCTGTGCCTCGGTGCGCAGGCACCAGAAGGTGGTGAGGCAGGCGAGTGTGGACGgcagcgaggaggaggaggaggaggaggaggagggcgaggCCCTCGCACACGCCCCATAG
- the SSH3 gene encoding protein phosphatase Slingshot homolog 3 isoform X2, translated as MALVTVSRSPPASGHSTPVGPTDQASQRRSRLQRRQSFAVLRGAVLGLQDGGDGEDAAQASPEPVEEPPSDEQPRGDQTDDGRGPPSPGKQEQSQHLHLMVELLRPQDDIRLAAQLEAARPPRLRYLLVVSTRERLSQDETILLGVDFPDSSSPSCTLGLVLPLWSDTQVYLDGDGGFSVTSGGQSRIFKPISIQTMWATLQVLHQACEAALGSGLVPGGSALTWASHYQDRLSSDQGCLNEWMAMADLESLRPPSLEAGRPSEQEQMEQAIRAELWEVLESSDLESITSKEIRQALELRLGRPLQQYRDFIDNQMLLLMAQQDRATRIFPHLYLGSEWNAANLEELQRNRVSHILNMAREIDNFYPERFTYHNVRLWDEESAQLLPHWKETHRFVEAARAQGTRVLVHCKMGVSRSAATVVAYAMKQYGWSLEQALRHVQELRPIARPNPGFLRQLQTYQGILTASRQSHVWEQKAGGASPEEPLAPEISTPLPPLPPEPEGSGEVKVVGPEESQAAPKEEPGPRPRINLRGVMRSISLLEPPSELEGTSGAGDLPEVFSSKESSDEDSPQPFSQLSGAPGGRRVRKGSWPALQSRQSVVALNSAALVASRTQAFQEQGEAGCASVRRHQKVVRQASVDGSEEEEEEEEEGEALAHAP; from the exons ATGGCCCTGGTCACAGTAAGCCGCTCGCCTCCGGCCAGCGGCCACTCCACGCCTGTGGGGCCCACG GACCAGGCCTCCCAGCGCAGAAGCCGGCTCCAACGAAG GCAGAGCTTTGCAGTACTCCGTGGGGCTGTCCTGGGACTACAGGACGGAGGAGATGGTGAGGACGCAGCCCAGGCCAGCCCTGAGCCAGTGGAGGAACCCCCGAGTGACGAGCAGCCCCGCGGGGACCAGACAGATGACGGCCGTGGGCCCCCGAGTCCCGGGAAGCAGGAGCAGAGTCAGCACCTGCATCTCATGGTGGAGCTGCTGAGGCCGCAGGACGACATCCGCCTG GCAGCCCAGCTGGAGGCCGCCCGGCCTCCCCGGCTCCGCTACCTCCTGGTAGTTTCCACAAGAGAACGTCTGAGCCAGGATGAGACCATCCTTCTGGGGGTGGACTTTCCTGACAGcag CTCCCCCAGCTGCACCCTAGGCCTGGTCCTGCCGCTCTGGAGTGACACCCAGGTGTACCTGGATGGAGATGG GGGCTTCAGCGTGACATCTGGTGGGCAGAGTCGAATCTTCAAGCCAATCTCCATCCAGACCATGTG GGCCACGCTCCAGGTGTTGCACCAGGCCTGTGAGGCGGCTCTAGGTAGTGGTCTTGTGCCAGGGGGCAGTGCCCTCACCTGGGCCAGCCACTACCAGGACAGACTGAGCTCTGACCAGGGCTGCCTCAACGAGTGGATGGCCATGGCCGACCTGGAGTCTCTGCGGCCTCCAAGCCTGGAGGCCGGCCG GCCCTCAGAACAGGAGCAGATGGAGCAGGCGATCCGGGCTGAGCTGTGGGAGGTGCTGGAGTCCAGTGACCTGGAGAGCATCACTTCCAAAGAG ATCCGCCAGGCCCTGGAGCTGCGCCTGGGACGCCCTCTCCAGCAGTACCGCGACTTCATCGACAACCAGATGCTGCTGCTCATGGCCCAGCAAGACCGGGCCACCCGCATCTTCCCCCACCTCTACCTG GGCTCCGAGTGGAACGCGGCGAACCTGGAGGAGCTGCAGAGGAACAG GGTGAGCCACATCCTGAACATGGCCCGGGAGATCGACAACTTCTACCCCGAGCGCTTCACCTACCACAACGTGCGCCTCTGGGATGAAGAGTCGGCCCAGCTGCTGCCCCACTGGAAGGAGACGCACCGCTTCGTGGAGGCCGCGAG GGCGCAGGGCACCCGGGTGCTGGTGCACTGCAAGATGGGCGTCAGCCGCTCGGCCGCCACGGTGGTGGCTTATGCCATGAAGCAGTACGGCTGGAGCCTGGAGCAGGCTCTGCGCCACGTGCAGGAGCTCCGGCCCATCGCCCGCCCCAACCCCGGCTTCCTGCGCCAGCTGCAGACCTACCAGGGCATCCTGACCGCCAG CCGGCAGAGCCATGTCTGGGAGCAGAAAGCGGGCGGGGCCTCCCCGGAGGAGCCGCTGGCCCCCGAGATCTCGACACCCCTCCCGCCTCTTCCGCCAGAAccagagggcagtggggaggTGAAGGTTGTGGGGCCGGAAGAGAGCCAGGCAGCCCCAAAGGAAGAGCCGGGGCCGCGGCCCCGAATCAACCTCCGTGGGGTTATGAGGTCCATCAGCCTCCTGGAGCCCCCCTCGGAGCTGGAAGGCACCTCAGGGGCCGGTGACCTCCCAGAG GTTTTCTCTTCAAAAGAGTCTTCGGATGAAGACTCTCCACAGCCCTTCTCTCAGCTCTCAGGCGCCCCCGGAGGCAGACGGGTCCGCAAGGGGTCCTGGCCGGCCCTGCAGTCCCGCCAGTCCGTGGTCGCCCTCAACAGCGCTGCCCTCGTGGCCAGCCGGACCCAGGCCTTCCAGGAGCAGGGCGAGGCTGGCTGTGCCTCGGTGCGCAGGCACCAGAAGGTGGTGAGGCAGGCGAGTGTGGACGgcagcgaggaggaggaggaggaggaggaggagggcgaggCCCTCGCACACGCCCCATAG
- the POLD4 gene encoding DNA polymerase delta subunit 4, which yields MLVGVGERRHSWNPRTSFLPVWVICLPTRRWPQARSLAPALSPSLSSCLFRARWPVSSSPQSPPSPPAWVAAMGRKRLITDSYPVVKRREGPAGHSKGELALKLEEEPEPPPPSVDEAELELLRQFDLAWQYGPCTGITRLQRWHRAEQMGLAPPPEVRQVLQTHPGDPRFQCSLWHFYPL from the exons AtgcttgtgggggtgggggagaggcgtCATTCCTGGAACCCTCGGACTTCCTTTCTGCCGGTCTGGGTCATCTGTCTGCCCACCCGTCGCTGGCCCCAGGCTCGCTCTCTGGCCCcagccctctctccctctctcagcaGCTGTCTCTTTCGTGCCCGCTGGCCTGTCTCTTCTTCCCCGCAGTCGCCTCCTTCTCCGCCTGCCTGGGTGGCCGCCATGGGCCGGAAGCGGCTCATCACTGACTCCTACCCAGTAGTGAAGAGGAGGGAGGGCCCCGCTGGGCACAGCAAGGGGGAGCTGGCACTGAAGCTAG AGGAAGAGCCCGAGCCCCCGCCCCCGAGCGTGGATGAagcggagctggagctgctgaggCAGTTTGACCTGGCCTGGCAGTATGGGCCCTGCACAG GGATCACACGGCTGCAGCGCTGGCATCGGGCAGAGCAGATGGGCCTGGCGCCACCGCCAGAAGTGCGCCAGGTGCTGCAGACTCACCCCGGGGATCCCCGCTTCCAGTGCAG CCTCTGGCACTTCTACCCCCTTTGA